From the Garra rufa chromosome 17, GarRuf1.0, whole genome shotgun sequence genome, one window contains:
- the atat1 gene encoding alpha-tubulin N-acetyltransferase 1 isoform X2 — MDFPFDLNALFPERITVLDNNLSAGRKAHGRPDPVLQISTVIDELGKASSKAQQLPAPITSAAKLQANRHHLYLLKDGEQNGGRGVIVGFLKVGYKKLFLLDQRGAHLETEPLCVLDFYVTETLQRHGYGLELFDFMLKHKRVEPEQMAYDRPSPKFLSFLEKHCDLKISVPQVNNFVVFSGFFHSRSGTPPSPSTDQGMYRFFGPIEKSSPKKARGRDQTVFSNGKRSGAGGAEGSPLAVRSPRGSPPLSPSASVISAVPFAQCGILPQPGPAPPRRCPRAPAGSDPLLPAQRQLQGKTHQPSGSGCQEQPLQSPYQQPRPRAIIGGRAEPLEASSPHLQGQVVSLPTLVAPKKEHIQEQTSITRLDHKDELQTKVSQNRAEDWRKSGVAGIDRGGGRGGWSWTVGESRCTAQWVKQKQEYRSTRPW; from the exons ATGGATTTCCCTTTCGACCTGAATGCGCTTTTCCCCGAGAGAATTACAGTACTGGATAACAACTTGAGTGCTGGTCGGAAAGCGCATGGGAG ACCAGATCCTGTTCTTCAGATCAGCACAGTTATAGATGAGCTGGGCAAAGCCTCCTCTAAG GCCCAGCAGCTGCCTGCTCCCATAACCAGTGCTGCAAAGCTCCAGGCCAACAGACACCATCTCTACCTCCTGAAAGACGGAGAACAGAACGG CGGGAGGGGTGTTATCGTTGGATTTCTGAAGGTTGGCTACAAGAAGCTGTTTTTACTT GACCAACGGGGGGCGCATTTGGAGACCGAGCCATTATGTGTGCTGGATTTCTATGTGACAGAGACACTGCAGAGACATGGCTATGGGCTTGAACTCTTTGACTTCATGCTGAAA CACAAGCGGGTGGAGCCTGAACAGATGGCGTACGATAGACCTTCTCCTAAATTCCTGTCATTTTTAGAAAAGCACTGTGATCTCAAGATCAGTGTGCCTCAG GTGAATAACTTTGTGGTGTTCAGTGGATTCTTCCACAGTCGATCAG GAACACCTCCTTCCCCTTCGACGGATCAGGGGATGTACAGATTTTT cgGTCCAATTGAGAAAAGTTCTCCCAAAAAAGCCAGAGGGAGAGATCAAACCGTATTCTCTAATGGAAAGAGAAG TGGTGCGGGAGGAGCAGAGGGCTCTCCCCTGGCCGTTCGTTCGCCCCGCGGGTCCCCCCCACTCTCCCCCTCTGCTTCCGTCATCTCCGCAGTCCCGTTCGCTCAGTGTGGGATCCTCCCCCAGCCGGGCCCCGCTCCGCCCCGCCGCTGCCCCCGGGCTCCAGCAGGGTCAGACCCCCTCCTCCCAGCTCAACGACAGCTGCAGGGCAAAACGCACCAG CCATCAGGGTCTGGTTGCCAGGAGCAACCTCTACAGTCGCCATATCAACAGCCGAGACCTCGGGCAATTATTGGCGGAAGAGCAGAACCCCTTGAAGCTTCCAG CCCGCATCTTCAAGGCCAGGTTGTATCTCTTCCGACACTTGTCGCCCCCAAGAAAGAACATATACAGGAGCAGACCTCCATAACACGTCTGGACCACAAAGACGAGCTACAGACCAAAGTGTCACAGAACAGAGCAGAGGACTGGAGAAAAAGTGGAGTGGCTGGGATCGACAGGGGTGGAGGAAGAGGCGGATGGTCCTGGACAGTTGGGGAGAGCCGTTGTACGGCgcagtgggtcaaacagaaacaAGAGTACCGCAGCACACGGCCATGGTGA
- the atat1 gene encoding alpha-tubulin N-acetyltransferase 1 isoform X4, translating into MDFPFDLNALFPERITVLDNNLSAGRKAHGRPDPVLQISTVIDELGKASSKAQQLPAPITSAAKLQANRHHLYLLKDGEQNGGRGVIVGFLKVGYKKLFLLDQRGAHLETEPLCVLDFYVTETLQRHGYGLELFDFMLKHKRVEPEQMAYDRPSPKFLSFLEKHCDLKISVPQVNNFVVFSGFFHSRSGTPPSPSTDQGMYRFFGPIEKSSPKKARGRDQTVFSNGKRSGAGGAEGSPLAVRSPRGSPPLSPSASVISAVPFAQCGILPQPGPAPPRRCPRAPAGSDPLLPAQRQLQGKTHQLSK; encoded by the exons ATGGATTTCCCTTTCGACCTGAATGCGCTTTTCCCCGAGAGAATTACAGTACTGGATAACAACTTGAGTGCTGGTCGGAAAGCGCATGGGAG ACCAGATCCTGTTCTTCAGATCAGCACAGTTATAGATGAGCTGGGCAAAGCCTCCTCTAAG GCCCAGCAGCTGCCTGCTCCCATAACCAGTGCTGCAAAGCTCCAGGCCAACAGACACCATCTCTACCTCCTGAAAGACGGAGAACAGAACGG CGGGAGGGGTGTTATCGTTGGATTTCTGAAGGTTGGCTACAAGAAGCTGTTTTTACTT GACCAACGGGGGGCGCATTTGGAGACCGAGCCATTATGTGTGCTGGATTTCTATGTGACAGAGACACTGCAGAGACATGGCTATGGGCTTGAACTCTTTGACTTCATGCTGAAA CACAAGCGGGTGGAGCCTGAACAGATGGCGTACGATAGACCTTCTCCTAAATTCCTGTCATTTTTAGAAAAGCACTGTGATCTCAAGATCAGTGTGCCTCAG GTGAATAACTTTGTGGTGTTCAGTGGATTCTTCCACAGTCGATCAG GAACACCTCCTTCCCCTTCGACGGATCAGGGGATGTACAGATTTTT cgGTCCAATTGAGAAAAGTTCTCCCAAAAAAGCCAGAGGGAGAGATCAAACCGTATTCTCTAATGGAAAGAGAAG TGGTGCGGGAGGAGCAGAGGGCTCTCCCCTGGCCGTTCGTTCGCCCCGCGGGTCCCCCCCACTCTCCCCCTCTGCTTCCGTCATCTCCGCAGTCCCGTTCGCTCAGTGTGGGATCCTCCCCCAGCCGGGCCCCGCTCCGCCCCGCCGCTGCCCCCGGGCTCCAGCAGGGTCAGACCCCCTCCTCCCAGCTCAACGACAGCTGCAGGGCAAAACGCACCAG CTCTCTAAATAG
- the atat1 gene encoding alpha-tubulin N-acetyltransferase 1 isoform X3, translating to MDFPFDLNALFPERITVLDNNLSAGRKAHGRPDPVLQISTVIDELGKASSKAQQLPAPITSAAKLQANRHHLYLLKDGEQNGGRGVIVGFLKVGYKKLFLLDQRGAHLETEPLCVLDFYVTETLQRHGYGLELFDFMLKHKRVEPEQMAYDRPSPKFLSFLEKHCDLKISVPQVNNFVVFSGFFHSRSAVQLRKVLPKKPEGEIKPYSLMEREVVREEQRALPWPFVRPAGPPHSPPLLPSSPQSRSLSVGSSPSRAPLRPAAAPGLQQGQTPSSQLNDSCRAKRTSHQGLVARSNLYSRHINSRDLGQLLAEEQNPLKLPARIFKARLYLFRHLSPPRKNIYRSRPP from the exons ATGGATTTCCCTTTCGACCTGAATGCGCTTTTCCCCGAGAGAATTACAGTACTGGATAACAACTTGAGTGCTGGTCGGAAAGCGCATGGGAG ACCAGATCCTGTTCTTCAGATCAGCACAGTTATAGATGAGCTGGGCAAAGCCTCCTCTAAG GCCCAGCAGCTGCCTGCTCCCATAACCAGTGCTGCAAAGCTCCAGGCCAACAGACACCATCTCTACCTCCTGAAAGACGGAGAACAGAACGG CGGGAGGGGTGTTATCGTTGGATTTCTGAAGGTTGGCTACAAGAAGCTGTTTTTACTT GACCAACGGGGGGCGCATTTGGAGACCGAGCCATTATGTGTGCTGGATTTCTATGTGACAGAGACACTGCAGAGACATGGCTATGGGCTTGAACTCTTTGACTTCATGCTGAAA CACAAGCGGGTGGAGCCTGAACAGATGGCGTACGATAGACCTTCTCCTAAATTCCTGTCATTTTTAGAAAAGCACTGTGATCTCAAGATCAGTGTGCCTCAG GTGAATAACTTTGTGGTGTTCAGTGGATTCTTCCACAGTCGATCAG cgGTCCAATTGAGAAAAGTTCTCCCAAAAAAGCCAGAGGGAGAGATCAAACCGTATTCTCTAATGGAAAGAGAAG TGGTGCGGGAGGAGCAGAGGGCTCTCCCCTGGCCGTTCGTTCGCCCCGCGGGTCCCCCCCACTCTCCCCCTCTGCTTCCGTCATCTCCGCAGTCCCGTTCGCTCAGTGTGGGATCCTCCCCCAGCCGGGCCCCGCTCCGCCCCGCCGCTGCCCCCGGGCTCCAGCAGGGTCAGACCCCCTCCTCCCAGCTCAACGACAGCTGCAGGGCAAAACGCACCAG CCATCAGGGTCTGGTTGCCAGGAGCAACCTCTACAGTCGCCATATCAACAGCCGAGACCTCGGGCAATTATTGGCGGAAGAGCAGAACCCCTTGAAGCTTCCAG CCCGCATCTTCAAGGCCAGGTTGTATCTCTTCCGACACTTGTCGCCCCCAAGAAAGAACATATACAGGAGCAGACCTCCATAA
- the atat1 gene encoding alpha-tubulin N-acetyltransferase 1 isoform X5: MDFPFDLNALFPERITVLDNNLSAGRKAHGRPDPVLQISTVIDELGKASSKAQQLPAPITSAAKLQANRHHLYLLKDGEQNGGRGVIVGFLKVGYKKLFLLDQRGAHLETEPLCVLDFYVTETLQRHGYGLELFDFMLKHKRVEPEQMAYDRPSPKFLSFLEKHCDLKISVPQVNNFVVFSGFFHSRSAVQLRKVLPKKPEGEIKPYSLMEREVVREEQRALPWPFVRPAGPPHSPPLLPSSPQSRSLSVGSSPSRAPLRPAAAPGLQQGQTPSSQLNDSCRAKRTSSLNRSRLSFH; encoded by the exons ATGGATTTCCCTTTCGACCTGAATGCGCTTTTCCCCGAGAGAATTACAGTACTGGATAACAACTTGAGTGCTGGTCGGAAAGCGCATGGGAG ACCAGATCCTGTTCTTCAGATCAGCACAGTTATAGATGAGCTGGGCAAAGCCTCCTCTAAG GCCCAGCAGCTGCCTGCTCCCATAACCAGTGCTGCAAAGCTCCAGGCCAACAGACACCATCTCTACCTCCTGAAAGACGGAGAACAGAACGG CGGGAGGGGTGTTATCGTTGGATTTCTGAAGGTTGGCTACAAGAAGCTGTTTTTACTT GACCAACGGGGGGCGCATTTGGAGACCGAGCCATTATGTGTGCTGGATTTCTATGTGACAGAGACACTGCAGAGACATGGCTATGGGCTTGAACTCTTTGACTTCATGCTGAAA CACAAGCGGGTGGAGCCTGAACAGATGGCGTACGATAGACCTTCTCCTAAATTCCTGTCATTTTTAGAAAAGCACTGTGATCTCAAGATCAGTGTGCCTCAG GTGAATAACTTTGTGGTGTTCAGTGGATTCTTCCACAGTCGATCAG cgGTCCAATTGAGAAAAGTTCTCCCAAAAAAGCCAGAGGGAGAGATCAAACCGTATTCTCTAATGGAAAGAGAAG TGGTGCGGGAGGAGCAGAGGGCTCTCCCCTGGCCGTTCGTTCGCCCCGCGGGTCCCCCCCACTCTCCCCCTCTGCTTCCGTCATCTCCGCAGTCCCGTTCGCTCAGTGTGGGATCCTCCCCCAGCCGGGCCCCGCTCCGCCCCGCCGCTGCCCCCGGGCTCCAGCAGGGTCAGACCCCCTCCTCCCAGCTCAACGACAGCTGCAGGGCAAAACGCACCAG CTCTCTAAATAGATCTAGGCTCAGCTTTCATTGA
- the atat1 gene encoding alpha-tubulin N-acetyltransferase 1 isoform X1, translating into MDFPFDLNALFPERITVLDNNLSAGRKAHGRPDPVLQISTVIDELGKASSKAQQLPAPITSAAKLQANRHHLYLLKDGEQNGGRGVIVGFLKVGYKKLFLLDQRGAHLETEPLCVLDFYVTETLQRHGYGLELFDFMLKHKRVEPEQMAYDRPSPKFLSFLEKHCDLKISVPQVNNFVVFSGFFHSRSAVQLRKVLPKKPEGEIKPYSLMEREVVREEQRALPWPFVRPAGPPHSPPLLPSSPQSRSLSVGSSPSRAPLRPAAAPGLQQGQTPSSQLNDSCRAKRTSHQGLVARSNLYSRHINSRDLGQLLAEEQNPLKLPGLKAELCERVCDTGANADAVEHKHTSESPHLQGQVVSLPTLVAPKKEHIQEQTSITRLDHKDELQTKVSQNRAEDWRKSGVAGIDRGGGRGGWSWTVGESRCTAQWVKQKQEYRSTRPW; encoded by the exons ATGGATTTCCCTTTCGACCTGAATGCGCTTTTCCCCGAGAGAATTACAGTACTGGATAACAACTTGAGTGCTGGTCGGAAAGCGCATGGGAG ACCAGATCCTGTTCTTCAGATCAGCACAGTTATAGATGAGCTGGGCAAAGCCTCCTCTAAG GCCCAGCAGCTGCCTGCTCCCATAACCAGTGCTGCAAAGCTCCAGGCCAACAGACACCATCTCTACCTCCTGAAAGACGGAGAACAGAACGG CGGGAGGGGTGTTATCGTTGGATTTCTGAAGGTTGGCTACAAGAAGCTGTTTTTACTT GACCAACGGGGGGCGCATTTGGAGACCGAGCCATTATGTGTGCTGGATTTCTATGTGACAGAGACACTGCAGAGACATGGCTATGGGCTTGAACTCTTTGACTTCATGCTGAAA CACAAGCGGGTGGAGCCTGAACAGATGGCGTACGATAGACCTTCTCCTAAATTCCTGTCATTTTTAGAAAAGCACTGTGATCTCAAGATCAGTGTGCCTCAG GTGAATAACTTTGTGGTGTTCAGTGGATTCTTCCACAGTCGATCAG cgGTCCAATTGAGAAAAGTTCTCCCAAAAAAGCCAGAGGGAGAGATCAAACCGTATTCTCTAATGGAAAGAGAAG TGGTGCGGGAGGAGCAGAGGGCTCTCCCCTGGCCGTTCGTTCGCCCCGCGGGTCCCCCCCACTCTCCCCCTCTGCTTCCGTCATCTCCGCAGTCCCGTTCGCTCAGTGTGGGATCCTCCCCCAGCCGGGCCCCGCTCCGCCCCGCCGCTGCCCCCGGGCTCCAGCAGGGTCAGACCCCCTCCTCCCAGCTCAACGACAGCTGCAGGGCAAAACGCACCAG CCATCAGGGTCTGGTTGCCAGGAGCAACCTCTACAGTCGCCATATCAACAGCCGAGACCTCGGGCAATTATTGGCGGAAGAGCAGAACCCCTTGAAGCTTCCAG GGCTGAAAGCAGAGctttgtgagagagtgtgtgaCACAGGGGCAAACGCAGATGCAGTGGAACACAAACACACTTCAGAAAG CCCGCATCTTCAAGGCCAGGTTGTATCTCTTCCGACACTTGTCGCCCCCAAGAAAGAACATATACAGGAGCAGACCTCCATAACACGTCTGGACCACAAAGACGAGCTACAGACCAAAGTGTCACAGAACAGAGCAGAGGACTGGAGAAAAAGTGGAGTGGCTGGGATCGACAGGGGTGGAGGAAGAGGCGGATGGTCCTGGACAGTTGGGGAGAGCCGTTGTACGGCgcagtgggtcaaacagaaacaAGAGTACCGCAGCACACGGCCATGGTGA